From Halobacillus sp. Marseille-Q1614, the proteins below share one genomic window:
- a CDS encoding DUF4247 domain-containing protein gives MKDYIGLFIVITIAIVVGYQSFADSGTPRGMSGSNTIDTYGELPDEPSKSEVLQQIRDSEAESIRDLIDDGFPLLDTVESDRGIAEIYMTQELTLKETADEIAGKLEPEEISERQDKKQVLIYPDDFVILQESDEEPGLILIELASDQFVRNNYSPSFFQGLLAYSLLNRMLGSNDWAQRRASNCEAGGCYGGYSMYGGYNSNSTGTLRGSSNRGGGPGTGK, from the coding sequence ATGAAGGATTATATAGGGCTGTTTATCGTCATTACAATAGCCATTGTAGTCGGGTACCAGTCTTTTGCGGACAGCGGCACCCCAAGAGGGATGTCTGGTTCTAACACAATAGATACATATGGTGAACTGCCTGATGAACCATCTAAGAGTGAAGTTCTTCAACAGATTAGAGATTCTGAGGCTGAATCGATCCGGGATCTTATCGATGACGGGTTTCCGCTTTTGGATACAGTTGAATCAGACCGGGGAATTGCCGAGATTTACATGACACAGGAGTTAACCTTAAAAGAAACAGCGGATGAGATAGCCGGTAAGCTGGAGCCGGAGGAAATAAGCGAGCGGCAGGACAAAAAACAAGTTCTGATCTATCCTGATGACTTTGTAATTCTACAGGAGAGTGATGAAGAGCCAGGCCTTATACTGATTGAACTAGCGAGCGACCAGTTTGTCCGCAATAATTATTCCCCGAGTTTTTTCCAGGGGCTGCTGGCTTATTCACTGCTGAACCGTATGCTTGGGTCTAACGACTGGGCGCAGCGAAGGGCGTCAAACTGTGAAGCCGGCGGATGTTACGGCGGATATTCGATGTACGGAGGTTATAATTCAAATTCCACAGGGACGTTAAGGGGCTCTTCCAATCGTGGTGGAGGACCTGGTACAGGAAAATAA
- the ytrI gene encoding sporulation membrane protein YtrI: MYLPPQLRTKEWRRFFAGCALGMITGYILFVFINDQLHEHLEEENIQLSTELNELETKYDHLLNAEKEEDEQRNEALTIQEISPSFTNTKALQIDKLTQHELSFMVRKQLESITGESIEEIADHSELILSAIEGKPFVIEDFTYKLEVVQLIISNRVDLKLKISIES; encoded by the coding sequence ATGTACCTTCCCCCTCAGTTAAGAACCAAGGAGTGGCGGCGTTTTTTTGCCGGCTGTGCTTTGGGCATGATCACAGGGTATATTTTATTCGTGTTTATTAATGATCAGCTTCATGAACATCTCGAGGAGGAAAACATTCAGCTCTCCACCGAGTTAAACGAACTGGAAACAAAATACGACCATTTACTGAACGCGGAGAAAGAAGAAGATGAGCAGAGGAACGAAGCACTGACGATCCAGGAAATATCTCCTTCCTTCACGAATACAAAGGCGCTGCAAATAGACAAGCTGACACAGCACGAATTATCATTTATGGTTCGCAAACAGCTTGAATCAATTACAGGGGAAAGTATTGAAGAGATTGCTGATCACAGCGAACTAATTCTTTCAGCTATTGAAGGGAAACCTTTTGTGATCGAAGACTTCACCTACAAACTCGAGGTCGTTCAGCTCATCATTTCCAATCGGGTCGATTTAAAATTAAAAATATCTATAGAAAGTTAA
- a CDS encoding YtpI family protein, with product MLLVIFPIIILISFVLYLYYKVMVWKTKDSLQQEYLNSRSKIFMGIFIFFFGINQYLFYETRLSLFIGILFLIIGVFQFRYGIKATRHYQNEYQKHRVSKN from the coding sequence ATGTTGTTGGTTATCTTTCCTATTATTATTCTCATTTCTTTCGTTCTTTATCTTTATTATAAAGTAATGGTATGGAAAACTAAGGATTCACTTCAGCAAGAATACTTAAACAGCCGCTCTAAAATATTTATGGGCATTTTTATATTTTTCTTCGGGATTAATCAATACCTTTTCTATGAAACACGTCTATCTTTATTTATTGGAATCCTGTTTCTTATCATTGGGGTCTTTCAATTTCGCTATGGCATTAAAGCCACCAGGCACTATCAGAACGAATATCAAAAGCACCGCGTTTCAAAGAATTAG
- a CDS encoding polyamine aminopropyltransferase, with amino-acid sequence MEASAEKKSRLIYWASGIVSICGIIFEVLFGALGSYILGDGVKQYTITISLFLTGMGVGASLSEKVMSQLIITFVWIEFLVALIGGFSSFTMFGMTAFAPSGTDALFLYMITFTIGALTGVELPILIRKANEIGVELSRSTARVLFSDYAGGLIGGLLFAFYLRPQMGMVKTAFFVACINLLVAVLILYLFRSEIKNLVFHSTAAAVIGAALIGGLFFGEEMAFSFEQKLYQDPIIHSEQSSYQKIILTKEQGDTRLYLDGSLQFSSSDEHRYHETLVYPPLGAADNIDNVLILGGGDGLAAKEVLTYEEVKNVTLVDLDPAVTELAASNYHLRQLNEDVFQEPRLEVKNTDAFEYLEEYDGFYDVIIVDLPDPNNESLNKLYTREFYSLLRNHLVPGGAAMIQGTSPVFATEVYWTIDETIQSAGLETENFHVDIPSFGNWGFIMASREPIDVSDIELPEHAGFLTNDMLEAMTVFGKDEDREIVNREGEPVSLTPNTLIDPNLIQKYEQAWQNY; translated from the coding sequence ATGGAAGCATCTGCCGAAAAGAAAAGCCGGCTTATTTACTGGGCTTCAGGCATTGTTTCAATATGCGGAATTATTTTTGAAGTATTATTTGGTGCCCTCGGGTCTTATATTTTAGGTGACGGAGTAAAACAGTACACGATTACCATCAGTTTATTCCTTACAGGAATGGGTGTTGGCGCGAGCCTTAGTGAAAAGGTAATGAGCCAGCTGATTATTACATTCGTCTGGATTGAGTTTTTGGTAGCATTAATAGGGGGATTTTCAAGCTTTACAATGTTTGGGATGACCGCTTTTGCCCCAAGCGGAACGGATGCACTGTTTTTATACATGATTACTTTTACGATCGGAGCCCTTACTGGTGTTGAGCTTCCCATTCTCATCAGGAAAGCAAACGAAATCGGAGTTGAGCTCAGCCGCAGTACAGCAAGAGTATTATTTTCTGATTATGCTGGAGGGCTGATCGGCGGTTTATTATTTGCCTTTTACTTAAGGCCGCAGATGGGCATGGTGAAAACTGCTTTCTTTGTGGCTTGTATTAACTTACTAGTAGCTGTTTTAATTTTATATTTGTTTCGATCAGAAATTAAAAACCTTGTCTTTCACTCGACAGCAGCTGCGGTTATTGGTGCCGCACTCATTGGCGGCCTCTTTTTCGGAGAGGAAATGGCTTTTTCATTTGAGCAGAAATTATATCAGGATCCGATTATTCACAGTGAACAGAGTTCTTACCAGAAAATTATATTAACAAAGGAACAGGGAGATACCCGTCTCTATCTGGATGGTTCTCTGCAGTTTAGTTCCTCGGATGAGCACAGATATCATGAAACATTGGTTTACCCGCCATTGGGGGCTGCCGATAATATAGATAACGTGCTGATTTTAGGAGGCGGTGATGGGCTTGCTGCCAAAGAAGTCCTCACTTATGAGGAAGTGAAGAATGTCACATTAGTTGATTTAGACCCCGCTGTAACGGAACTGGCTGCATCGAACTATCATCTCAGGCAGTTAAATGAGGATGTGTTTCAAGAGCCGCGCTTAGAAGTTAAAAACACGGATGCTTTCGAATACTTAGAAGAATATGATGGTTTTTATGATGTCATTATTGTGGACTTGCCGGATCCTAACAATGAGAGTTTAAATAAGCTATACACCCGGGAATTTTATTCTCTCCTCAGAAATCATCTCGTACCTGGAGGGGCAGCTATGATTCAGGGGACAAGTCCTGTTTTTGCGACAGAGGTATATTGGACAATCGATGAAACCATTCAGTCGGCCGGATTAGAAACTGAGAATTTCCATGTGGATATCCCGAGTTTTGGAAACTGGGGGTTTATTATGGCGAGCCGTGAGCCAATCGATGTCAGCGACATTGAGCTGCCGGAACATGCGGGTTTTTTAACAAATGATATGCTGGAGGCCATGACGGTGTTTGGGAAAGATGAAGATAGGGAAATCGTAAATCGTGAGGGCGAGCCTGTATCATTAACCCCTAATACATTAATAGACCCAAATTTAATTCAAAAATATGAACAGGCTTGGCAGAATTATTAA
- a CDS encoding metal-dependent hydrolase: MNVSFHGHSVVRVEVNGKTVLIDPFISENGNTDLNADEVHADVILLTHGHNDHVGDTVDIAKRCDAQVIAPFELAEYLGTKGLKTHPIYIGGSHTFDFGTVKLTQAFHGSSYTEEDGTVIYTGMPTGILLKAEGKTIYHAGDTGLFSDLKMIGELNDIDLAFLPIGDNFTMGPEDALLAAEWIKAKQVVPIHYNTFELIEQDGRAFAEKVKPGQGKVLEPGESIEL; this comes from the coding sequence GTGAATGTATCATTTCATGGACATTCTGTTGTAAGAGTTGAGGTTAATGGAAAAACGGTTTTAATCGACCCTTTTATTTCAGAGAATGGAAATACAGATTTAAACGCTGATGAGGTCCATGCCGACGTCATTCTCTTAACACATGGCCATAATGACCATGTAGGAGATACGGTGGATATCGCGAAACGCTGCGATGCTCAAGTGATTGCTCCTTTTGAGTTAGCGGAGTACTTAGGAACTAAAGGATTAAAGACTCATCCAATATACATCGGAGGAAGTCATACATTTGATTTTGGAACCGTCAAGCTGACACAGGCTTTTCATGGATCTTCTTATACAGAAGAAGATGGAACGGTGATTTATACCGGAATGCCTACAGGGATTTTACTAAAAGCTGAAGGTAAGACGATCTATCATGCCGGGGATACCGGATTGTTCAGCGATTTAAAAATGATTGGAGAGCTGAACGATATTGATTTAGCTTTCTTGCCAATCGGTGACAACTTTACAATGGGTCCTGAAGATGCTCTGCTTGCTGCCGAATGGATTAAGGCGAAACAGGTGGTGCCGATTCACTACAACACCTTTGAATTGATAGAGCAAGATGGCCGTGCCTTTGCAGAAAAGGTAAAACCGGGCCAAGGTAAAGTGCTGGAGCCTGGAGAGTCTATAGAACTGTAA
- a CDS encoding bifunctional oligoribonuclease/PAP phosphatase NrnA, which translates to MKTQIAEAFYNFSTIIIHRHVRPDPDAYGSQAGLAELLKNSFPDKNVYITGDEEPSLSFLARMDKVTDADYKEALVIVCDTANQARIDDQRYNSGKMLVKIDHHPNVDEYGDINWVDTTASSTSEMIFQLWKSTEDLKMNDEAARLIYAGIVGDTGRFLFPSTTTETFGAASELVNYNFDRSEMYNNMYSTPINVAKLKGYVLQNFTVHPEGYSTVRLTNEILEKFQVTASETSALVGLLGDMDGILAWAYFIEEEDQIRVRLRSKGPVINGIAAEHNGGGHPMAAGASAESWEETEVIEQKLRDVCMEFK; encoded by the coding sequence ATGAAAACGCAAATAGCTGAAGCCTTTTATAATTTTAGTACCATTATTATTCACCGGCATGTAAGGCCCGATCCCGATGCCTACGGTTCGCAGGCCGGACTGGCTGAATTGCTCAAAAACAGCTTTCCTGATAAAAATGTATATATAACCGGCGATGAAGAGCCATCTTTGAGTTTCCTTGCCAGGATGGATAAGGTAACGGATGCAGATTACAAGGAAGCGCTGGTAATCGTATGTGATACAGCGAATCAGGCAAGAATTGATGATCAGAGATACAATTCGGGAAAAATGCTGGTTAAAATTGACCATCATCCGAACGTGGATGAATATGGGGATATCAACTGGGTGGACACAACGGCAAGTTCTACAAGTGAAATGATCTTTCAGCTTTGGAAGAGTACGGAAGATTTAAAAATGAATGATGAAGCCGCTCGATTGATTTATGCCGGTATTGTTGGGGATACAGGTAGATTTTTATTTCCTAGTACGACAACAGAAACCTTTGGAGCTGCCTCAGAACTGGTGAATTATAATTTCGACCGCTCTGAAATGTATAACAATATGTACAGCACTCCGATAAATGTGGCTAAATTAAAAGGGTATGTACTGCAGAACTTTACCGTTCACCCTGAAGGCTACAGCACAGTAAGGCTAACGAATGAGATCCTTGAAAAATTTCAGGTTACCGCTTCAGAAACGAGTGCTCTTGTCGGCTTATTAGGAGACATGGACGGAATCCTTGCTTGGGCTTACTTTATTGAAGAAGAAGACCAGATCCGTGTCCGTTTACGGTCTAAGGGTCCGGTAATCAATGGAATTGCGGCAGAGCATAATGGAGGCGGCCATCCGATGGCAGCTGGAGCATCCGCAGAGTCCTGGGAAGAAACAGAGGTTATTGAACAAAAACTGAGAGATGTCTGTATGGAATTTAAGTAA
- a CDS encoding YtrH family sporulation protein, translated as MEERLVISMIQCFFIAFGVIMGGTLIGSIGSFLTGEAPFTSMHRIAKGLRIWAIVAAIGGTFDAISNFEKGIFEGSTFDLFKQVMIIVAAMGGVQAALFIFELLVGEEVI; from the coding sequence ATGGAAGAGAGACTTGTGATTTCTATGATTCAATGTTTCTTTATTGCATTTGGGGTCATAATGGGGGGGACGTTAATTGGTAGTATCGGCAGTTTCCTGACAGGAGAAGCTCCGTTCACCTCTATGCACCGGATAGCAAAAGGACTTAGGATTTGGGCTATTGTCGCCGCAATCGGAGGAACTTTTGACGCGATCAGCAACTTTGAGAAAGGGATATTTGAAGGCTCTACGTTCGATCTCTTTAAGCAAGTGATGATTATTGTCGCAGCCATGGGCGGTGTCCAGGCAGCCTTGTTTATATTTGAGCTTCTGGTAGGTGAGGAGGTTATTTGA
- a CDS encoding DRTGG domain-containing protein encodes MATKHEQILEYIDSLSVGSKISVRGIAKALNVSEGTAYRAIKEAENQNLVSTIERVGTIRIEKKKKENIEKLTFAEITKVVDGQVLGGREGLHKTLNKFVVGAMKLEAMMRYTEAGSLLIVGNRTNAHELAVKEGAAVLVTGGFDTTETVKKLADEKKLPVISTSYDTFTVATMINRAIYDQLIKKEIVVVDDIYTPFEKSIFLKVNDQISRWHELNEQTFHSRFPVVDNKNRVVGMVTSKDVINKDASLSIEKVMTKNPMTVQVTTSLTNAAHMMVWEGIELMPVVDQSHKLQGIVSRQDVLKALQNLQRQPQIGETIEDLVASQLQISEEEDFSLHTTVTPQMTNQLGTLSYGVFTTLITEASSRLLSRHKKGNLVVENISLLFIKPVQLESIIEIKPQLLEIGRKFAKLEVGVYHNKSIVGKGLLMAQLIDR; translated from the coding sequence TTGGCTACGAAACATGAACAGATCCTTGAATATATTGATTCATTATCAGTAGGAAGTAAGATTTCTGTTAGAGGAATCGCAAAAGCTCTTAATGTAAGTGAGGGAACCGCTTACCGTGCGATAAAAGAAGCGGAAAACCAAAACTTAGTAAGTACAATTGAGCGTGTAGGAACAATAAGGATCGAAAAAAAGAAAAAAGAAAATATCGAAAAGCTTACTTTTGCGGAAATCACGAAAGTCGTTGACGGCCAAGTGCTTGGCGGCCGCGAAGGTTTACACAAAACACTAAATAAATTTGTAGTGGGAGCAATGAAGCTGGAAGCGATGATGCGCTATACAGAAGCGGGCTCTCTACTTATAGTTGGTAACCGTACGAACGCCCATGAGCTGGCTGTTAAGGAAGGTGCGGCAGTTCTTGTAACGGGCGGATTTGATACGACAGAAACAGTTAAGAAGCTGGCAGATGAGAAAAAGCTGCCTGTTATCTCCACTAGTTATGATACCTTCACCGTCGCCACAATGATAAACCGGGCGATCTATGACCAGCTGATTAAAAAAGAAATTGTAGTCGTTGATGACATCTATACACCATTTGAGAAGTCGATTTTTCTAAAAGTAAATGACCAGATCTCAAGGTGGCATGAGCTCAATGAACAGACTTTTCACAGCAGGTTTCCGGTCGTCGATAACAAAAATAGAGTAGTCGGAATGGTGACATCTAAAGACGTCATCAATAAAGACGCCTCTCTTTCCATTGAAAAGGTTATGACCAAAAACCCTATGACTGTACAAGTTACTACATCCTTAACGAATGCAGCTCACATGATGGTATGGGAAGGAATTGAGCTGATGCCCGTTGTGGATCAGTCCCATAAACTTCAAGGTATCGTTTCCAGGCAGGATGTACTTAAAGCACTTCAAAATTTACAGAGGCAGCCTCAGATTGGTGAAACGATTGAAGATTTAGTGGCCAGCCAGCTGCAAATCAGCGAAGAAGAAGATTTCAGCCTTCATACGACAGTTACCCCTCAAATGACTAACCAGTTAGGAACCTTATCTTACGGTGTTTTTACAACCTTGATTACGGAGGCATCCAGCCGTCTGTTAAGTAGACATAAAAAAGGGAACTTAGTAGTAGAAAACATATCCCTCCTCTTTATCAAGCCCGTGCAATTAGAAAGCATTATTGAAATCAAGCCGCAGCTTCTTGAAATCGGCCGGAAGTTTGCAAAGCTGGAGGTAGGGGTTTATCACAATAAATCGATCGTAGGGAAGGGGCTGCTCATGGCCCAGCTGATTGACCGCTAA
- a CDS encoding DUF350 domain-containing protein yields MEPFLATLGYFAIGVIVVLIGLVIFEFITKQYNDWEEVKSGNQAVAMSIAGKIIGICIVLAFAIYHSFTIWDTLIWGIFGIVLQMAAYLLFEFFTKKFSVETELKNNNTAVGIISIGVSIGLAFVIGASIT; encoded by the coding sequence ATGGAACCGTTTTTAGCGACATTGGGTTACTTTGCCATTGGCGTAATCGTTGTTTTAATAGGATTAGTAATATTTGAATTTATAACAAAGCAATACAACGACTGGGAAGAAGTGAAATCCGGCAATCAGGCGGTTGCTATGTCGATTGCAGGCAAGATTATCGGCATCTGCATCGTCCTTGCTTTTGCGATTTATCATAGTTTTACCATATGGGATACTCTAATTTGGGGCATCTTCGGTATCGTATTACAAATGGCGGCCTATCTGTTATTTGAATTCTTTACGAAGAAATTCTCTGTAGAAACAGAGCTTAAAAATAATAACACTGCCGTGGGCATCATATCTATAGGGGTTTCAATAGGGTTGGCTTTTGTCATAGGTGCTTCCATTACATAA